The genomic interval GTGGCTGCGCACGGAGAAGAGCGGAGAAGACTCGTCAGGACCCGGGTTCGATTCCCGGCACCTCCACAGGACAAGCAAGGACAAGACAAGCCGCCCCCGGGGGCTCACATTCCTATGCTGACCGGGTGCACCTGGAGTTCAACGGCGAGGTGTGGTTCTGGAGGGGGCCGTCGCCGTTCTACTTCGTCAACGTGCCCGAGGACGAGAGCGCTGAGATCCAGGCGGCGTCTGCGCTGGTGACGTACGGCTGGGGCATGATCCTGGTCGAGGTCAGGATCGGATCGACCAGGTGGACGACCTCGCTGTTCCCCAAGGGCGGGGGGTATGTCGTGCCGCTGAAGGACCTGGTCCGAAAGGCCGAGCAGATTGACGTGGGCGACACCGTGACGGTACGTCTGGCTGTCGACGTCTGACATGGCCGCGGTCCAAGAGCTCAGCCGCAGCGAAGCCCGGCGCATCGCCGTGCGCGCTCAGCTGCTGACGAAGGACCGGCCGGAAGATCTGCTGGAGACGGTGCGGCGGCTCTCACTGGTGCCGCTCGAGCCCGCCAAGGCAGTCGCGCCGAGCGCCGACCTGGTGATGTGGCGCCGACTCGGGTCGGCGTACTCGCCGCAGGAGCTGCGGGACGCCGTCGACGAGCAGCGGCTGGTCGAGCTCCGGGGGGCGCTGCGGCCGGCCGAGGACCTGGTGCTCTACCGCGCCGAGATGGCCCAATGGCCAGGGACCGGTGAGCTGCGCGACTGGCAGGAGCACCAGCGTGACTGGGTCACGGCCAACGACTACTGCGGCGGGACATCCTCAGTCCTTCGCGGGCCGTGCGACCCTGCTGTCACCGTTCGACCGGCTCCTCCACGCCCGCAAACGCATGACCGACGTCTTCGCGTTCGACTACTACCTCGAGATGTTCAAGCCCGCCACAAAGCGCCGTTGGGGCTACTACGCCCTCCCGATCCTGTACGGGGACCGGCTGGTCGAAAAGCTCGACGCCCGGGCCGACCGCCAGGGCGGGGTGTTCCGGGTCGCGGCGGTCCACCGGGACGTGCCGTTCAGCAACGCCATGACGGCGGCGGTCGACCGCGAGATCCGGGACCTGGCGCGCTGGCTCGACCTGGAGCTCGTCCGGCCCGACTGAACCCCTGCCGAGCGAATCACCCTGTCCGGTGACCCGCCGCGCCTGGCCCGCCGACAAGCTGGCTCCACCGAGCAGCGGTGCGGCTGGAGGCTGAGTAGGCATGGTGGCAGGACCGCAGGTGCGCCACGTCGTGCTCGACACCTGGCAGGAGTTCCTGGGCGCCCCGGTCCGCGCGTTCGTACCCCTGCTCGTGCGCCGCCGGGCCATCTCCTGGCTGCGGATCGTGTGGCCCAGCCACAACCCGAGAAGGAGCGATGAGGGAAGGTCTGGACACCTTTGCCGCGTTCGCAGCCACGTACGGCTCGCTGGACGACGCCGAGGCCGACGACGAGGCGATCAAGTCGCGGTACTACGAAGGCGGCCTGATCGACACGTTCGACGCCGCGGTCATCACCAGGGACGACAAGGGCAGGGTCAAGATCGTCAAGAAGCACGAACAGCGCTCAAGGCCGACCCCAAGGCGATCCAGGACGACATCGACACATCCGGCTCTGCGACCTGACGACGGCAGCTTGCGGTCCTCCTCGTCCCCGACGCAGATCGCCCGTGTGTGTCCGAGAGACGGTCGATGCTGCTGGCAGGAGCTCGAGCGCCCAGTCTGCAGCCCCGGGCTGCCGGCTAGCGAGCCACCGCCGACCGGAAGCAGAAGTCGAGCATCGAGGTGAGCGGCTCTGGACTCCCGCGCAGCCGGCTGCGCAGGGCCGCTCCCTCCCAGCAGTCAACCAGCAGGGTTGCCATCTCCTTCGGGTCCGACCCGGCCGGGAGGTCACCGCGGGTTTGGGCCTCCGCCAGGCAGCTGGCGAGCCGGTCGGCGATGTAGGTGAAGCACCACTCGATCTTGTGACGGAACGCCTCGTTCGTCCCGGACAGCTCCTGCCCGAGCCCGCCCAGCAGACAGCCCAGGTACCCGTCCCGCTCGTAGCTTTGCTGGGTCAGCTCGAAGAACCCCCGCACCCGGTCCAGCGGCGGCCGGGCCTCGTCGGCGAGGCACTCGTCGAGGCCCGCTTGCACCTGCCGCATGTACTCGTCGACCACCTGGAGCGCGAAGTCCTCCTTGTCCGTGAAGTGGTGGTAGAAGGACCCCTTGGGGGTGTCCGCCGCGGCCAGCAGCGCCTGGATGCCGAGGCCGTGGCAGCCGTGCTCGAGGAGCAGGGCCAACCTGACATCGAGCAGGCGCTGCTTGGTCGCATGCGTCGGCGGTTAGCTATCCATGCACCTTCTCAATCATGTGGTTGATGACGTGGCTGCGCTCGTCCTGCGAGCTGAACGTGACGATCTCGGCCTCCGCCTCGACAGTCACGTTGTGCCCCGGCGGCCAGTAGGACAGGTCGCTCGCCGACACGGTCTCCTGTGCCCCCGTTGCGTCGGTGGTGGTGATCCGCCCGCTCAGGACGTATCACCAGTGGGGGCACTGGCAGAGGTCTCCCTGCAGGCCCTCGAACAGGGGCGTCGTGTCCACACCGCCGGCGAGCGTGAAGTACTCGCCGCTGATCGTGTCGAACGTGCTCACGTCGCCGAAGCCTCTCCGCTGCCGAATCACGGCACCCGGAATCTCGAGCTGGACGTCGACGTCCTTCTTGGCCACCCGCATGGTCATACCTCCTGTGGTCAGCTCCCGCACCTGCTAGACCGACCGGTCTATTCCACCAAGGTGCTCACCCTGCGGCGGACGTCAATGGTGTGCTCGACGGGCCGGCTCGAGCGAGGCCCCTACGGTAGGTCTCAGCGGTGCAGGGTTCCTGTGGCGCCATCGACTCGAGGAGGGTTGGCCGGTGGGCGACGATGCTGGCCCCGACGCGCTGAACGAGCTGAGGCGCCGCCGGGCCCTCACCGAGGACGCGGCCCGGCCGGACCAGGTCGCCGCTCGGCGCGCCAAGGGTGGTCGGACGGCGAGGGAGAACATCGCCGACCTCGTCGACCCAGGCTCGTTCGTCGAGTACGGCCGCCTGGTCACGGCAGCACAGGAGAGGCGGCTGAGCGCCGAGGAGCTCATGCGGCAGACGCCGGCTGACGGCATCGTCGGCGGTATCGCCCGCATCAACGGTGCGGTGGCGGGGGAACGAGCCACCTGCGCCGTTCTGTCGTACGACTACCTCGTCATGGCGGGCACGCAGGGCATTCGCGGCCATCATAAGTCCGACCGGCTACTGGGTCTGGTTGAGCGGCTGCGGCTGCCCACGGTGTTCTTCACCGAGGGTGGCGGCGGGCGTCCGAGCGACACCGACTACCCGGTCGTCTCGGCGCTGGACGTCCGCACCTTCGCGCTGTGGGCGAGGCTCTCCGGGGTCGCCCCGCGCATCGCCGTAGTCGCCGGTCGGTGCTTCGCAGGGAACGCTGTCCTGGCCGGTTCGTCCGACCTCGTCGTCGCTACGCACAACGCCACCTTGGGGGTGGCCGGGCCAGCGATGCTCGCCGCGGCAGGCCTCGGTGACCACGACGCGGACCAGATCGGGCCGGCCGGGCTGCTGGCCACCAACGGGGTTGTCGACGTCCTGGTCGCTGACCAAGCCGCGGCCGTCGCGATCACGCGCACCCTGGTCGGCTACTTCCAGGGTCCGGCTCCGGTCGGCCCGGCCGCGGACCAGACCTCGCTGCGCAGGGCCCTCCCCGAGCGCGAGCGCGCCCCGTACGACGTGCGCCCGATTGTCACCACGTTGTCGGACGAGGGTTCGGTGACCTTCCTGCGTGAGGCGTTCGCACCCGAGATGGTCACCGCGCTCGGACGCATCGAGGGCCGTCCCGTCGGGTTCATCGCCAACCAAACGCTGCACATTGCGGGGGCGTTGACATCCGACGCCTCGGACAAGGCGGCCCGGTTCATGCAGCTGTGTGACGCCTTCGGCGTCCCGCTGGTCTCGTTGGTGGACACCCCGGGGATCATGGCCGGCCCCGACGCGGAGCGGACGGCGGTGCTCCGGCACGCTTCCCGGGTCCTCGTGGCGGGCGCCCGGCTCCAGGTGCCCCTCATCGGCGTCGTCCTGCGACGCGGCTACGGGCTCGGGGCGCAGGCGATGCTGGGCGGCAGCACCCACGAGCCGCTGCTCACTGTGGCCTGGCCGTCCGCCCACATGGGCCCCATGGGCCTTGAGGGCGCCGTGCGGCTCGCCCAGCGGAAGGAGCTGGCCGCCATCACCGACGAGCACGAGCGCAACGAGCGGGTCCGCCAGCTGACGGCCGCCTACCAGGAGCACGTCAACGCGTTCAACGTCGCCAGGGCCTTCGAGATCGACGACGTGATCGACCCCGCCGAGACGCGCGGCACCATCGCTGCGACACTCGCGGCGGCCGAGGGCCGCGAAGGTTTCACCGGGAGCGGCCGGGTTGTCGATACCTGGTGAATAGACTCGGCTGAGGCGGCGACGCCGCGGGACCACCGACGACGAGGGGGCCACCATGAGTGGTGAGCCGACGAGAGTGGACTTCCCCAGCGCCGGCGGCGTCACCGTCGCCGCGTACCGGTGGGACCCGGAGGGCGAACCCAGGGCGGCGGCGCAGCTGACCCACGGGATGGGCGAGCACGCGCTGCGCTACGCCGATCTCGCGCACGCGCTCAATGCTCGCGGCTACG from Actinomycetes bacterium carries:
- a CDS encoding DUF1905 domain-containing protein, whose translation is MHLEFNGEVWFWRGPSPFYFVNVPEDESAEIQAASALVTYGWGMILVEVRIGSTRWTTSLFPKGGGYVVPLKDLVRKAEQIDVGDTVTVRLAVDV
- a CDS encoding crosslink repair DNA glycosylase YcaQ family protein — translated: MTGSRPTTTAAGHPQSFAGRATLLSPFDRLLHARKRMTDVFAFDYYLEMFKPATKRRWGYYALPILYGDRLVEKLDARADRQGGVFRVAAVHRDVPFSNAMTAAVDREIRDLARWLDLELVRPD
- a CDS encoding TetR family transcriptional regulator C-terminal domain-containing protein, which gives rise to MALLLEHGCHGLGIQALLAAADTPKGSFYHHFTDKEDFALQVVDEYMRQVQAGLDECLADEARPPLDRVRGFFELTQQSYERDGYLGCLLGGLGQELSGTNEAFRHKIEWCFTYIADRLASCLAEAQTRGDLPAGSDPKEMATLLVDCWEGAALRSRLRGSPEPLTSMLDFCFRSAVAR
- a CDS encoding carboxyl transferase domain-containing protein, with product MGDDAGPDALNELRRRRALTEDAARPDQVAARRAKGGRTARENIADLVDPGSFVEYGRLVTAAQERRLSAEELMRQTPADGIVGGIARINGAVAGERATCAVLSYDYLVMAGTQGIRGHHKSDRLLGLVERLRLPTVFFTEGGGGRPSDTDYPVVSALDVRTFALWARLSGVAPRIAVVAGRCFAGNAVLAGSSDLVVATHNATLGVAGPAMLAAAGLGDHDADQIGPAGLLATNGVVDVLVADQAAAVAITRTLVGYFQGPAPVGPAADQTSLRRALPERERAPYDVRPIVTTLSDEGSVTFLREAFAPEMVTALGRIEGRPVGFIANQTLHIAGALTSDASDKAARFMQLCDAFGVPLVSLVDTPGIMAGPDAERTAVLRHASRVLVAGARLQVPLIGVVLRRGYGLGAQAMLGGSTHEPLLTVAWPSAHMGPMGLEGAVRLAQRKELAAITDEHERNERVRQLTAAYQEHVNAFNVARAFEIDDVIDPAETRGTIAATLAAAEGREGFTGSGRVVDTW